ACAGTTGCCCGATAAAGCCATCAGTTTGCTGGATACGGCCTGCTCACGGGTCAGCCTGTCCCGCCATACGACCCCTATGCGCCTTCAGGAAATGCTGCAACAAGAGCGTTACCTGCGTAGTGAGCTGTCGGAAGTGAGTCGGGATGAGGCCACCGGGCTGGTGGAGCCAGAGCAGGTGAATGCAATAAGGGAGCAGCTTAAGCAGGTTTCTCAGGACGTTGAATCCGTAAAGGTGCAGTGGCAGAAGGAACAGGCCCTGGTTGAAGAGCTGGTGACGCAGGAAAAGACGATCGATGAGCAGTATCAGCAGGCTGGTACAGTGAATAAAGCCCTGAGGAAAAAACAGGAGACTATGCAGGAACAGTTGCAGAAACTGCAAGGGCAAGCCCCCATGGTGTATCCCAGAGTTGACGCTGACAGTGTGGCCGCCGTGGTGTCAGGGTGGACGGGGATACCGGTAGGCAACATGCTTAGTGATGAAATCCAGCGACTGCTGACGCTGGAAGAAAGTCTCCGGAAGCGAGTGATCGGGCAAGATCAGGCCATCGCTGAAATCAGCAAAAGTGTACGAATTGGGCGGGCAGGACTGTCTGATCCCCGTAAACCGATTGGCGTTTTTTTAATGTGTGGCCCGTCGGGCGTGGGTAAAACAGAAACAGGGTTGGCTTTGGCAGATGAATTGTATGGTGGGGAACAGAATCTGACCGTACTGAATATGACGGAGTTTAAAGAGGAACATAAAGTCTCTATGTTGCTGGGAGCGCCAGCGGGCTATGTGGGGTATGGCGAAGGCGGCGTGCTGACCGAGGCGGTTCGTCGCAGCCCTTATTCGGTACTGTTGCTGGATGAAATGGAGAAAGCCCATCCGGGCGTGCACGATATTTTTTACCAGATATTTGACAAGGGACGCATAGCAGACAGCGAAGGTCGGGAAGTGGACTTTCGTCAGACCATTATCATCATGACCTCGAATGCTGCTGATGCAGCCATCTGTGACCTGGTTGACCAGTTTGAACAAGAAGGAAAAGGTATTCCGGACAGCGCCGATATCGCTGCTGTTATCAATGATGAACTGCTGCATTTTTTCAAGCCCGCTTTTCTTGGGCGGCTTACCCTGATTCCCTACCTTCCACTCAACAACACTGATATGGCGAAAATCTGTCGTTTAACACTACAGCGTATGGAGAAGAATCTGGCAGCTCGTTATGGTGCCTTGCTGGTAGTTGACGATGCCGCCATTGAACAGCTCGTAGCATGGAATGATAGCCCGCAAACAGGCGCCAGGGCCATAGAACAACAGGTCAACCGACGTTTGATGCCCGTGCTGGCAGAAGAGTGCCTGAGCCGGCTGGCGAAAGGGGAGAGTATTACAGAGGTTCGTATTGGTCTGGAGAATCATCAGTTGGAATTCAGTGTTCAGTAACAAACCAAACAGGAGTCAACAGTGGCTAATAGGCAAACGCTAGACCCCGGATCCCGACCGCTGGTGGCCACAACGGAAGATGGCAATGAGCTGATTGTTGCCCGGCTGACCAGTAGTGAGCGGCTGGATGACCTGTTTGAACACAGAGCTCTGGTTCTGGCACGGGATATGGATGAGCGTGATTTGCTGGGGCAGTCCATCTCTTTTTGTTATCAGCCACAGCATGGCTCCGAACGGCGGAAGGAGCGTTTTTTTCACGGTTTCTGTGTCGAGGTGCGCCAGGTGGGCAGTCTGCCCGCCTGGGATTATCTGCAATATGAACTGGTGGCCGCTCCCTGGTCATGGTTTTTATCCCAGCGAATAAACTGTCGGGTATTTCAGCAGCAGAAGGTCAGTGAGATTATTGCAACCATTGCCAGGGAACATGGTTTTAATAGCTATCTGGAACTGAATGGCTCTAACGATCAGCGACGTGAATATTGTGTGCAGTTTAATGAAACCGACTGGGATTTTATTCAGCGGCTTATCAGTGCCCAGGGCTGGTACTATTTTTTTCGGCAGCAGCAGGAGCAACACACTTTGGTGGTGGGTGAGAATAACCGTCTGTTTGGAGACTGCGGTGAGAGTGGTGTCGAATATTTTGCCGGTAGTCACAAGCTGGACCGTGCCATCACTGAATGGGAACACATGTACAGTATGGGGGCTGGCTCAGTGGTAACAGCTGATTACAACGTTGAGATGGCGGAGCCGGTGATGGCTGATGAAGCAAAAACAACATTCACCAGTGTTCGTCATAAAAACCTGCAACAGTATTTTTATCCGGGCGGGTTTCAGGAAAAAAATACAGGCAATACGGTTTCTGCATTGCAGATGCAGGGCATTGATACCGGATTCAGCGAGGTCAGCGGAGCCTGCAGTCTGTTTAATTTTGCCAGTGGGACGACCTTCCATCTGGATCACCACCCCGATAGCGACGAGCAACGGGACTGGTTACTCAGTGACATTGTTCACACATTTATCACGGACGAAAATGGACGTTCTATAGAATACACCAACCGGTTTCGTTGTCTGTCAGCGGATATCCCCTGGAAATCCAGGCAGCGCTTGTCCAAACCGGTGATGGCAGGGTTGCAGAGCGCCTGTGTGACGGGGCCGGATAATGAGGAAATTTTTCTGGATCAGTATCACCGTGTTAAATTGCAGTTCCACTGGGACAGGGAAGGCAAAAACGACCAGAACAGTTCCTGCTGGGTCCGGGTTGCCCAGCCTCTGGCGGGTGATGGTTTTGGTTGCCAGTTTACTCCCAGGGTAGGGGATGAAGTATTGGTGTGTTTTCTCGATAACGACCCGGATCAGCCCCTGGTAGTGGGAACCGTGTATAACGGCAAACGACAACAGCCTTATGCTAACGCAATGGAGCAGGGCATGCGGTTAAAATCCCTGCCGGGGGCGGGGGCAGATCATTTCAGTGAACTGCGCTTTAACTGCAAATCTGAAGAAGAGCTGGTGTACCTCCAGGCCCAGAAAGATATGAAGGTTGTGGTCAAGAACGATGCTGAGCGAACGGTGACAGGCAATGATAAAACACTGGTGGAGAAAGCCTCGGAACGAACGGTTAAAGAAAACGACACACACCGGGTACAAGGCGAGCAGTCAACAGAAGTCACTAAAAACATAGCCACCAAAACTGATGCCGACTATGAGTTGCAGACAAAAGGGAAGTATCAGCAGCAGACCGGTGGCGGTTTTAATTTAAAGGTTGGGGGAGCCACGATAGTCAACAGTCAGGGCAGCCTGGATATGGAGACTAAGGGTAATATGACTGGCATGGCATCCGGGAGCCTGTCCCTGGACGCAGCCAGCATTTCCGGTAAGGGTAAAACCGATATCGAGCTTACCGTGGGTGCCAGTAAAGTCAGCCTTTCTTCCAGTGCTTTGGAAATCAGCTGTGGTCCCAGCAATATTAAACTCTCGCCTCTCGGTGTTGAGATCAATGGTGCTGATATCAAGGCGGATGCCGAGGCAATGGCGGAGATAAAAGGGGGCATTTCAGCGTCCCTGGAAGGGTCGATCAATGCCGAAGTAAAAGGTACGCTGGTGACCATCAACGGCGATGCCATGACCTCTGTAAAGGCCGGGGCATTGGTGGAGTTGTCCGGGATTATCACCAAAATCAACTGAGGTGGTTCATGCTGATTACTGTACCGGTATTGAAGAAGATTCCGCAACTCAAGGCAACCGATATTCTAGCTCGTTATCAGCAGAAGCCTGACTTCAGAAAAACCATTAACCCTGACCTGTCGCCTGTCCAGCTGATTAACCAGTTATACGACGGAAAGCAGTGGCAGGAGCTGGTCGTGTTTTTATGTCACAGCCTGTTTGTCCGGGAAGTCATCTGGTGGGGTTATTGCTGTATCAAAACTGTACAGGATACGTTGCCTGCTGAACAACAGCAGAGCCTTAAGGTGGTTTATCAGTGGTTAACGGACAATACTGAGCCTCATCGGCGTCTGGCGGAAATAGAAGTGAAAAAAATTGGTCTGGATAACGCCTGTGGCTGGCTGGCACAGGCGGTATTCTGGAGTGGGGGCAGCATTACCCCCCTGAATGCGCCTGAAAGTCCGGCCCCCGCTTACCTTTACAGTCATGCGGTGGCGGGAGCTATCTCTCTGGCGGCCTTACTGCCTGATGGCAAGCAGGGAGAAAAACGGTACAAACAGTTTATAAAGCAGGGTATCAACATAGCGGCTGGAGGCAGCGGGAGGTCATGATGGGGCCAGCAGCGAGAGCGGGCGATATGCATATTTGCCCAATGCAGACACCGGCAGTGGTTCCTATACCTCATGTGGGTGGTCCGCTGTTGCCCATGCCGACAACGGTTTTGATAGGTGGCCTGCCAGCCGCAGGTGTCGGGCAGATATGTATCTGTGTGGGGCCACCCGATGTGGTGGTAATGGGGAGCCTGACGGTATTGATAAATGACCGTCCTGCGGCGCGTATGGGCGATGAGACTGCTCACGGAGGGGTGATTGTTTCTGGCTTGCCTACCGTCATCATTGGAGGATAGCACCAGGCGCTTTATTGGCTTTGTGCTTTATCAGTGCGAGGGTTCAGGCCATGATGAGAAGGTGGAGACAAAGGAGATACCTGGTCAGTGAAAGTAATACACTCCTTTTAACTAAACCCATCTTTTTTCAGAATACGACGTTATTAGAGGGTACGGCGCCGGAAAGCAGGGATGGGCGAGGACGTCGATTTTATGGTTATGCTTTCCTGCCAGACGATCAGGATATTCTTGATGCCTTCAGCAAAGGTTTTTACCCAAAATATCTTGAATGGTTTCCCCGGGAACTGACCGATGCGTCGACCCCCAGACGTTTTGGCGGTAGTTCGACTATTCAGTCTTACATTTGTCATTACGCTGCCTATCAAAACAGCACCCATCGGAATATATACCTGGTGGACCTCAGGGAACTCGGAGGTATTGTCAAAGGGGCGCCGAACCCCCCTTTTCCAACACATCGCAATGTCAGACCAGCATACTATGACGGTTATAGGCACGGTGACCTTGCGTTTGAACGTTTTCCTTTTACCAGGGAGTACCATCGACTGGAAACTCTGGCACCTGTTCCTGGTGAAGCTGTGATAGGGATGGTGACATGCTTCACTTCCCGTTTAT
Above is a genomic segment from Endozoicomonas euniceicola containing:
- the tssH gene encoding type VI secretion system ATPase TssH, which codes for MKQLELKTLIGQLSTELRQALETAAALCVSRKHKVVEIEHWLMQLCREPGAAMRQIITSQKLSVTTMIDDLEQRLNRLPGGFDGTPALAHNTVILIQDAWLIASVNFHQQTIAVHHLILALLDNDSFALVETPLTTELHKISRDALQAQVAASSEIIAADEPKASALNKYTTDMTAAAASGEASASGGKVTGGKIVGRDQEIRQIIDILCRRRQNSPILVGDAGVGKTAVVEGLAQKVISEDVPDNLKGIQILNLDLGLLQAGASIKGEFENRLKDLINEVKQSERPVIVFIDEAHTLIGAGGAAGQNDAANLLKPALARGEFRTIAATTWAEYKKFFEKDAALTRRFQPVKIHEPDEETAIHMVRSVALTLEQHHKTRVHDDAVTSAVRLSIRYLPERQLPDKAISLLDTACSRVSLSRHTTPMRLQEMLQQERYLRSELSEVSRDEATGLVEPEQVNAIREQLKQVSQDVESVKVQWQKEQALVEELVTQEKTIDEQYQQAGTVNKALRKKQETMQEQLQKLQGQAPMVYPRVDADSVAAVVSGWTGIPVGNMLSDEIQRLLTLEESLRKRVIGQDQAIAEISKSVRIGRAGLSDPRKPIGVFLMCGPSGVGKTETGLALADELYGGEQNLTVLNMTEFKEEHKVSMLLGAPAGYVGYGEGGVLTEAVRRSPYSVLLLDEMEKAHPGVHDIFYQIFDKGRIADSEGREVDFRQTIIIMTSNAADAAICDLVDQFEQEGKGIPDSADIAAVINDELLHFFKPAFLGRLTLIPYLPLNNTDMAKICRLTLQRMEKNLAARYGALLVVDDAAIEQLVAWNDSPQTGARAIEQQVNRRLMPVLAEECLSRLAKGESITEVRIGLENHQLEFSVQ
- a CDS encoding PAAR domain-containing protein; this encodes MMGPAARAGDMHICPMQTPAVVPIPHVGGPLLPMPTTVLIGGLPAAGVGQICICVGPPDVVVMGSLTVLINDRPAARMGDETAHGGVIVSGLPTVIIGG
- a CDS encoding type VI secretion system Vgr family protein; this translates as MANRQTLDPGSRPLVATTEDGNELIVARLTSSERLDDLFEHRALVLARDMDERDLLGQSISFCYQPQHGSERRKERFFHGFCVEVRQVGSLPAWDYLQYELVAAPWSWFLSQRINCRVFQQQKVSEIIATIAREHGFNSYLELNGSNDQRREYCVQFNETDWDFIQRLISAQGWYYFFRQQQEQHTLVVGENNRLFGDCGESGVEYFAGSHKLDRAITEWEHMYSMGAGSVVTADYNVEMAEPVMADEAKTTFTSVRHKNLQQYFYPGGFQEKNTGNTVSALQMQGIDTGFSEVSGACSLFNFASGTTFHLDHHPDSDEQRDWLLSDIVHTFITDENGRSIEYTNRFRCLSADIPWKSRQRLSKPVMAGLQSACVTGPDNEEIFLDQYHRVKLQFHWDREGKNDQNSSCWVRVAQPLAGDGFGCQFTPRVGDEVLVCFLDNDPDQPLVVGTVYNGKRQQPYANAMEQGMRLKSLPGAGADHFSELRFNCKSEEELVYLQAQKDMKVVVKNDAERTVTGNDKTLVEKASERTVKENDTHRVQGEQSTEVTKNIATKTDADYELQTKGKYQQQTGGGFNLKVGGATIVNSQGSLDMETKGNMTGMASGSLSLDAASISGKGKTDIELTVGASKVSLSSSALEISCGPSNIKLSPLGVEINGADIKADAEAMAEIKGGISASLEGSINAEVKGTLVTINGDAMTSVKAGALVELSGIITKIN
- a CDS encoding DUF6931 family protein; this encodes MLITVPVLKKIPQLKATDILARYQQKPDFRKTINPDLSPVQLINQLYDGKQWQELVVFLCHSLFVREVIWWGYCCIKTVQDTLPAEQQQSLKVVYQWLTDNTEPHRRLAEIEVKKIGLDNACGWLAQAVFWSGGSITPLNAPESPAPAYLYSHAVAGAISLAALLPDGKQGEKRYKQFIKQGINIAAGGSGRS